In Symphalangus syndactylus isolate Jambi chromosome 15, NHGRI_mSymSyn1-v2.1_pri, whole genome shotgun sequence, the following are encoded in one genomic region:
- the LOC129463497 gene encoding complement C1q and tumor necrosis factor-related protein 9A-like gives MRIWWLLLAIEICTGNINSQDTCRQGHPGIPGNPGHNGLPGRDGRDGVKGDRGCRYSSGEPGRPGSPGKDGTSGEKGERGADGKVEAKGIKGDQGSRGSPGKHGPKGLAGPMGEKGLRGETGPQGQKGNKGDVGPTGPEGPRGNIGPLDPTGLPGPMGPIGKPGPKGEAGPMGLQGEPGVRGIRGWKGDRGEKGKIGETLVLPKSAFTVGLTVLSKFPSSDVPIKFDKILYNEFNHYDIATGKFTCHIAGVYYFTYHITVFSRNVQVSLVKNGVKILHTKDAYTSSEDQACGGIVLQLKLGDEVWLQVTGGERFNGLFADEDDDTTFTGFLLFSSP, from the exons ATGAGGATCTGGTGGCTTCTGCTTGCCATTGAAATCTGCACAGGGAACATAAACTCACAGGACACATGCAGGCAAGGGCACCCTGGCATCCCTGGGAACCCCGGTCACAATGGTCTGCCTGGAAGAGATGGGCGAGACGGAGTGAAGGGTGACAGGGGATGCAGGTACTCATCTG GAGAACCAGGACGTCCCGGCAGCCCGGGGAAGGATGGGACAAGTGGAGAGAAGGGAGAACGAG GAGCAGATGGAAAAGTTGAAGCAAAAGGCATCAAAGGTGATCAAGGCTCAAGAGGATCCCCAGGAAAACATGGCCCCAAGGGGCTTGCAGGGCCCATGGGAGAGAAAGGCCTCCGAGGAGAGACTGGGCCTCAGGGGCAGAAGGGGAATAAGGGTGACGTGGGTCCCACTGGTCCTGAGGGGCCAAGGGGCAACATTGGGCCTTTGGACCCAACTGGTTTACCGGGCCCCATGGGCCCTATTGGAAAGCCTGGTCCCAAGGGAGAAGCTGGACCCATGGGGCTCCAGGGTGAGCCAGGAGTCCGGGGAATAAGAGGCTGGAAAGGAGATcgaggagagaaggggaaaatTGGTGAGACTCTAGTCTTGCCAAAAAGTGCTTTCACTGTGGGGCTCACGGTGCTGAGCAAGTTTCCTTCTTCAGATGTGCCCATTAAATTTGATAAGATCCTGTATAACGAATTCAACCATTATGATATAGCAACGGGGAAATTCACGTGCCACATTGCTGGGGTCTATTACTTCACCTACCACATCACTGTTTTCTCCAGGAATGTTCAGGTGTCTTTGGTCAAAAATGGAGTAAAAATACTGCACACCAAAGACGCTTACACGAGCTCTGAGGACCAGGCCTGTGGCGGCATTGTCCTGCAGCTGAAGCTCGGGGATGAGGTGTGGCTGCAGGTGACAGGAGGAGAACGGTTCAACGGCTTGTTTGCTGATGAGGACGATGACACAACTTTCACAGGGTTCCTTCTGTTCAGCAGCCCGTGA